One region of Tumebacillus amylolyticus genomic DNA includes:
- a CDS encoding tetratricopeptide repeat protein encodes MNRLANSSSLKDLVVLGTLIKELREIRGLTQGDLARGLCTASMISQVETGKARPSLDLLTEVAKRLKVDVNFFFENKKHSAGTLSYFLAKAYMGARKYTHAMHYLQDLLNARGTYGDSIPLLVDLVHCYLHLGKLAEAEQLLRAAGVPEDPDLQARLLEAQGLLLTQAKRYDKAIPVFEKAVAILTTQEHPDLDFTNSLLLTLAEAHDKLGQTDRALELVNLAAPSAGSRPSLLDQAKTCLHLAKEFHQKGIYTKAIHYADRARHLQDLHHHRVEARRNRMEATQLHTKTNLPADDISTLARLRADQGDYREACVMLLHARAETLEKMKTKGIHLTTHNPPFARTPKHLLKLYPQPVLGLHSENTGISIYLLNSNF; translated from the coding sequence ATGAACCGTCTCGCAAACTCTTCAAGCTTAAAGGACTTGGTCGTGCTCGGCACTCTCATTAAGGAGTTGCGCGAGATCCGAGGTCTGACACAGGGGGACTTGGCGCGGGGATTGTGTACCGCGAGCATGATCTCCCAAGTGGAAACAGGCAAGGCGAGACCGTCTCTTGACCTGCTGACCGAAGTGGCAAAACGCCTGAAGGTCGACGTGAACTTTTTTTTCGAGAACAAAAAACACTCGGCCGGTACTCTCTCCTACTTCCTCGCCAAGGCGTACATGGGGGCACGCAAGTACACCCATGCCATGCATTATCTCCAAGACTTGCTGAACGCCCGCGGCACCTATGGAGATTCCATCCCCTTGCTGGTGGACTTGGTCCATTGCTACCTCCATCTCGGGAAGCTCGCGGAGGCCGAGCAACTGCTGCGGGCGGCGGGTGTTCCCGAAGACCCGGACTTGCAGGCACGGTTGCTGGAAGCGCAGGGACTCCTCCTGACGCAAGCCAAGCGCTATGACAAAGCCATTCCGGTTTTCGAGAAGGCCGTCGCGATCCTCACGACGCAGGAGCATCCCGATCTCGACTTCACGAACTCCCTGTTGCTTACTCTCGCAGAGGCACACGACAAGCTCGGGCAAACGGACCGAGCCCTCGAACTGGTCAATCTGGCGGCACCGTCTGCCGGTTCCAGACCTTCTCTCCTCGACCAAGCCAAGACCTGCCTCCACCTCGCGAAAGAGTTTCACCAAAAGGGGATCTACACCAAAGCGATCCACTACGCAGACCGTGCCCGGCATTTGCAAGACCTGCACCACCACCGGGTCGAAGCCCGGCGCAATCGCATGGAAGCTACCCAACTACATACCAAAACCAATCTCCCCGCCGACGACATCTCCACCCTCGCCCGACTTCGCGCCGATCAGGGAGACTACCGAGAAGCCTGCGTCATGCTCCTCCATGCAAGGGCCGAGACGCTAGAGAAAATGAAAACGAAGGGCATCCACCTCACCACGCACAATCCACCATTTGCACGCACCCCGAAACACCTCCTCAAACTCTACCCACAGCCTGTCTTGGGATTACATAGCGAAAATACAGGAATATCCATTTATTTGTTGAATTCTAATTTCTAA
- a CDS encoding helix-turn-helix domain-containing protein — MLIKAKKPNLKKTRAIAGFTQRSLGEQTQLSSAFLSQVENGTRNVSAPNAKMICAVLDCNFDDIFEIVEHDPQSHPGKEVDHEPSRKLFKLKGLGRARHSH; from the coding sequence ATGCTTATCAAAGCCAAAAAACCGAACCTCAAAAAAACCCGAGCCATCGCCGGCTTCACCCAACGAAGTCTCGGGGAGCAAACCCAACTCAGCAGCGCGTTCCTCTCCCAAGTGGAAAACGGCACCCGCAACGTCAGCGCCCCCAATGCCAAGATGATCTGCGCCGTCTTGGACTGCAACTTCGACGACATCTTTGAAATCGTAGAACACGACCCACAAAGCCACCCCGGCAAGGAGGTAGACCATGAACCGTCTCGCAAACTCTTCAAGCTTAAAGGACTTGGTCGTGCTCGGCACTCTCATTAA